The DNA sequence CGGTCGAAGGCAGCGAGAGCGTCAATCTCCAGGGCACCCTGCGCGGCTGGTGGCAGCCCAACGTCAGCCTGCAGCGCAACTTCTACCGGTTCGACCCGACCTCGCCCGGCTACCTGGGCACGCCCTACGGCAGTTATCGCGTCCGCGCCACCTCCGTGCCGACCGACACCACCACGGTGCCCTTCGCGGTGCCCGCGATGCTCGACAATCTCTTCACGCTCGGCGCCGGCCTCACCACGCCCACGTGGCGGCAGTTCACCGGCACGGCGAGCTGGTCGTACGGGGCGGTCGCCAACTTCGACGAGGCGGCGCGCGGCACCGCCATGTCGCTGAGCGGCGAGGTGGACCTGCGGCCCACGCCCGCGGTGCGGATCGCGGCGCAGTACAGCCGGCTCACCATCCACCGCCGCGACGGCAGCTGGTTCTCGTCCGAGGACATCCCGCGCCTCAAGGTCGAGTACCAGGCCACGCGCTCAATCTTCTTCCGCGTCGTGGGCCAGTACACCACGCTGCGGAGCGACGCGCTGCTCGACCCCGCCAGCGGCGACACGCTGATCGTGGCGGGGGCCGTCGTCGGCCCCAGCACCTCGAACGAGCTGCGGGTGGACTGGCTGTTCTCGTACCGTCCCAGCCCCGGCACCCTCATCTACCTCGGCTACGGCGCCTCCTGCTCGGCGTTCGACGCCGCGTGCGCCGTCGGCCGGCAGCGGTCCCGCACCGAGGACGGCTTCTTCGCGAAGCTGTCGTACCTGTTCGGGTTGTGAGCCGGCGTCCCGCCTGACCCGCATCGCCGTGCCGCTCGACGCCTCAGCCCCGCCCCTCTCGCTCCGCGATCCCGGCGCGATCCTCCTCGTCTCGTGCTACGAGCTGGGTCACCAGCCGATGGGCCTGGCCTTCCCGATGGCCTTCCTCGAGCGCGCCGGCTTCCGGCCCGACGCGCTGGACCTCGCCCTCGAGCCGCTGGATGCCGGCCGCATCCGGCGCTCGAGGCTCGTCGCCATCTCGGTCCCGATGCACACCGCGCTCCGGATCGGCGTCCAGGCGGCCGCGCAGGTGCGCGCCCTCAACCCCGCGGCCACCATCTGTTTCCACGGGCTGTACGCGATCCTGAACCGGCATGTCCTGCTCGGCGCCTGCGCCGACGTGATCCTCGGCGGCGAGGCGGAGGAGCCCCTGGTCGCGCTGGCCGAAGCCCTCGAGCGGGGCCAGGCGCCGCCGCCCGCCCCGGGGCCATACGTGGCCCGGCTCCGCTATCCCGTGCCGAGCCGCGAGCGGCTGGCGCCGCTCCACCGCTACGCCGCCTTCGAGCGGGAGGGCGAGCGCCGCGTCGCCGGCGTCGTCGAGGCGAGCCGCGGCTGCCTCCACGGGTGCCGGCACTGCCCCATACCGCCGGTGTACGGCGGCCGGTTCTTCGTCGTGCCCCCGGACGTGGTCCTGGAAGACATCCGCCGCCAGGTCGCCGCGGGCGCCCGGCACGTCACGTTCGCGGACCCCGACTTCCTCAACGGGCCCGGCCACGCGCTGCGCATCGCCGAGACGCTGCACGCCGAGTTCCCGGCGCTGAGCTTCGACTTCACGGCCAAGGTCGAGCACCTCCTCGCGCATCGCGCGCTGCTGCCACGGCTCGCCGCGGCGGGAGCCGCGTTCGTCGTCACCGCCGCCGAGTCGCTCAGCGATGCCGTCCTCGAGAAGCTGGACAAGGGGCACACCCGCGCGGATCTCGAGCGGGCGCTCGAAGCGGCGCGGTCGGCCGGCATCACGGTGCGGCCGTCGTGGCTTCCATTCACGCCGTGGACCTCGCTCGACGACTACGTCGAGCTGGTGGAGTGGCTCATCGGCCGCGACCTGGTCGACTGCGTCGAGCCGGTCCAGCTCGCGGTCCGGCTCCTGGTTCCCCCCGGATCCGCGCTCCTGGCACAGCCGGACATCCAGCCGTACCTGCGGGGGCTCGACGCCGAGGCGTTCACGTACCGCTGGGAGCATCCGGACGAGCGGATGGAGGGGCTGTGCAGGGCCGTCACCGACCTCGTGCACGAGGCGAACCACGCGCGCGAGCCGGCGGAGACGACGTTCCGGAAGGTGCGCGAGGCGGCCTACGCCGCGGCCGGTCGGCGGCCCGAGGCGCTCGCCACGCACGCCGAGCGGCGTCCCGTGGCACCGCGGCTCACCGAGCCGTGGTTCTGCTGAGCGGAGCCCACCGCGAGCCAGTTGGGCTCGGTGATCGCATGAAGCGCCGGCCTCCGGCGCGCGCCGACGGGAGCGTCAGCCGGCGCGCTCGATCAGCCGTCGGAAGTGCCCGCGCAAGCCTTCCGGCAGCGCCGGGAGGTCGGCGAGCTGGCGCAGCGCCTCGACGTCGGGACGCTCGGTCCGGTAGAGCCGGACCACCTCCGCGACGGTGACCGAGTCGCCCGCGGACTCCGCAACCGTGACCGCGTCTCCTGCAGCAACCTCTCCTTCGACGGCGACGCGCAGGTAGAACCCGGTAAGCCCGCTCGCCAGGAAGCGCTTCTCCATGTCGGGCCGGCCGAGCCTCAGCGCGAGCTTGTAGCACGGCAGCCGCGGCTGGGTGACCAGCAGCTCGGTCGTCCCGATCCTGAGCCGGTCGCCGATCCGAATGAAATGCTCGCTGATCCCGGCCGTGGTCAGGTTTTCGCCGAAGGCGCCCCAGGCCTGCTCGCCGATCCGCGTCCGCCAGTAGGCGTAGTGCTCCGAAGGGTAGAGGTAGACGGCCTTGTACGTCCCGCCGTGCACCGTGGGATCGGCCTGCCCGTCGCCCTCGAGGTTGAGGTGCCGCACCCGGACGGCGCCGCGCACCGGGTTCTTGAAGATGGCCGTCCGGACCGTCCTGCCCCGCCACTCGACCTCGCGCGGCAACCCCACGTTGACCGAGATCAGTTGCGGCGAAAGGAGAGGCTCCAGTGGGCCCGCGGCCTCCCCGAACGCCGCCGAAGAACGGTCCGTCACGAGCCCGCGGGTCCGGTGTCCGGACGGCCACCGGCCAGCGTGACCCCGGTCACAATTATCGTGTGGCGGCGTCGCATAGCGCCCAAGCTAACCGATCGCTACCATTGCTTGACAGTATCCTTCTCCCCCGAGTTACTTTGGCGGCCGGAACGTGATACCCGTGGAGCGCCTCCCGACCCGTGCCCGCAGGTTGCTCCGCGGGCTGTTGCCCGTCGTCCTCGCGGCGGGCGCCGTGTTGACCTGCGACAGTCCGACCGCACTCAACCGCCGGATGGTGGGGCTGGCCTTCCAGCCGGTCGTGCGCTACGGGATGGGCACGTTCGGCGGCATGTCGGTGGACCAGGTGCGCCTGATCGCCGTGCACGGTTCAGACTCCGTCTCCCAGACCTTCAACTTCTCCCCCGACTCCGCGCAGATCACCGCCAGCATGTCCGTGCCCGTGACGGACACGGCGACCTATAACGTCACGATCCAGCTGTTGTCCGGCGGCACCGTCATGTTCACGGGCCAGCAGGCCGTCCTGGTCAGCGCCGGGCTGTCGTCCGGGCCGCCCACCCAGGTGGTCGAGCTGGCGTTCGTGGGACCCGGCGCGCAGATCGCGTTCCTCCAGATCGCGCCGCGTGACTCGGGCGTGACGTTCGGCGCGTCGCTGCCGTTCCGGATCACGGCGTTCGATTCGAGCGAGGGTGCGGTGACGCAGTTCTACGTGGCCTGGTCCACGGGTACCGCGTCCAACAAGATCAACGCCAACGGGGTGTTCAAGGCGGGAACGACCCGCGGCACGGTGTGGGTCTACGCGCACACGCCGACCGGAGTGTGGGACTCCACGCAGGTCACGGTCGCGCCCGTGCCCAGCCAGATCCAGATCATCAGCGGCAACGGGCAGAGCGGATCCGTGGGCACGCCGCTCGAGCTCCCGCTGGTGGTGAAGGTGCTCGCCGCCGACAACCTGCCGGTCGCGGGCGCGAGCGTCCAGTTCACGGCCTCCGGCGGCGGCTCCGTGAATCCGGCCGTGGTGATGACCGACTCGCTCGGCATCGCGCAGGCCATCGCAACGCTGAGCACCACGGCGGGCACCAACTCGTTCACGGCCAAGGTGGGCACCGCGGCGTCGGTGCAGTTCACCGCCACCGGCATCGGACAGGTGGGGGCGCCCGCGAGCATCACGAAGGTCGCCGGCGACGGTCAGAGCGCCGCGGCCGGCACGCCGGTGGTGGTGCCGCCGTCGGTCAAGGTGACGGACGCGAACCTCGTCCCGGTCCCGGGCCAGGCGGTGACGTTCGCCGTCGCGAGCGGCGGCGGCAGCGTGACTGGCGGCTCCACGACGACCAACGCGGCGGGCATCGCCACCGTCGGCAGCTGGACCCTCGGCAGCACGCCGGGGGCGAACACGCTGACGGCCACCGCGACGGGCACCTCGCTCAACCCGGTGACCTTCACGGCGACGGGGACGACCGCGTCGAACGTGATCGCGCTCAGCGTGCCGGGCGGCCTGGTGGGCATCGGCGCCAACCAGCAGGCCCAGGCGGTGGTGACCATCGCGCCGCCGGCGCCGGCGGGCGGTCTCACCGTGACGGTGACGAGCGACAGCACCAATCACGTCACGGTGAAGAGCCCCGGGACGATCAGCATCCCGGCGGGCGGCGTGGTGGGGACGATCCTGCTCTCCGGCGTCGCTCCGGGCCAGACGACGCTCCACGCCACCGCGCCGGGGTACGCGGCGGGCACGACCACAGCCGTGGCGACGCCGAGCTTCGTTACGCTGACCTATGACTCGGTGGGGATGGGCCGCACGGCCGTCCTCGGGATCGGCCTTTCCACGGCGGCGCCGGCCGGGGGTCTGCTGGTTGCTCTGGTGAGCGGCGACACCACCAAGTTCAAGTTCCTCAAGGGTTCGGTGACGACAGGCAGCCTGGTGGACACCATCCCGGCCGGGAGCACGTCGGGCTCCGTGACCATCACGGGTTTGGGCACCGGTACCGTGCCGGTGTACGCCGTCGCACCGAACTACGCCATCGGGTTGGAAGTGGTCGTCGTGACGGGCTTCAACGGCTCCCTGGCGCTGGTCTCGGGCGGCGGGCAGACGGGTGGAGTGGATACGCTGCTGTCACAGCCCGTCACCGTGAAGGTGACCGACTCCCTCAGCAACCCGGTGAACGGCTTCCTGGTCGGCTTCGCGGTGGCATCGGGCGGCGGCTCCGTCTCGCCGCTCGCCGCATTGACCAACGCCTCGGGGCAGACCAGCACGAGCTGGACGCTCGGCCCGACGGTCGGCTCGCAGAGTTTGAGCGTCACGGCGCCCGGCGCGTCCGGCTCACCGCTGACGGTCACGGCCACCGCCACGGGCGCGGCCATCGCCTCGACGACCGTGTCGCCGAAGCTCGACACGATCACCGCGATCAACGGCACCGTGACGCTCGTCGCGCAGGCGAAGACCGCCGCCGGCGGCAACGTGCCGGGCAGCTACACCTGGACCAGCCTCAACGCCGCGACCGCGTCGGTCAACGCCTCGGGCGTCGTGACCGCACACGCCAACGGCTCGACCAAGGTCGTGGCGACCGAGGCGGGCGGAACGAGCGACACGGCTCAGATCGTGGTGCAACAGAAGCTCGGCTCGATCACCGTCACACCGGCCAACCGGAACCTGTACCTCGGCACCAGCTTCAACTACGTCGCGCAGGCCGTGGACGGACTGGGGACGCCGCTGCCGAGCAACCCGCCGTTCACCTGGTCCACCACGGCGGCCGCCGTGGCGACCGTGGACACGAGCGGCCACGTGGCCGCCGTCGGCCTCGGGTCGGCGCAGATCAAGGCTACCTCGGGCACGGTCACGGGCGTCGGGAACCTCACCGTCCTGACGGCCATCACGCGCATCGCGGTGGCCGTGGACTCGGGCGGCGCCACCAAGAACGACACGGCGAGCCTGCCCTCGCTGGCCATCACGCGCCGCTACCACGCCTTCGCGTACGACACGCTGAACGTGCTGATGCCGGCCGTGACCCAGTTCACCTGGGTTTCGACCAACCCGTCCGTGGCGTCGGTGCCGAACCAGACCTCGGACACCGCGACGGCGACCTCGGCGGCCAACGGCGTCACGACCATCAAGGCCACGGCCCAGGGCTTCACCTCGGCCCCGGGCGCGTACCTGACGGTCTCGCAGGTGCTGGCGTCCATCCAGCTCTCACCGCCCGCCTCCAATCCTACGGCCACGATCGGCCAGGGCGGCACGATCAGCCTCACGGCGCGCGGCCTCGACGCCAACAGCCGGTACATCTCGGGTGGCGCGTTCAAGTACGTGTCCCAGTTCCCGGCCATCGCCACCGTGGACTCGGCGACGGGAGTGGTGACGGGCGGAACGACGAACGGCGTCGACACGGTCACGGCCTCGAGCGGCGCGATCACGTCGAACAAGCTGGCCGTCACGGTCGGCGGCGGGAGCGTGCCGAAGGTGATCTCGTTCGGGCGCGACACCGTGTCGGTCGGGCGCGGGTCGACCGCCTCGATCCCGGTCCTGCTCAGCACGCCGCTCGCGACGGGCGGGCAGTTCACGGTGAACCTCGCCGTGAGCCCCGCCGCCTACGCGCACTGGCAGACCACGACCGTCACGGTCGCGGCCGGCGCGACGGCGGTGAACGCGACGCTGGTGGGCGACAGCGCGGGCACGACGACGGTGACGGCGAGTGACGGCAGCGGCGGCGGCTACACGGCGGGGAGCGCGGTCGCCAAGGTCACGGCGAACATGAACCTGGCCTCGGGCAGCTACGGGATCAACGCGACGGACGTCGTCACGACCCAGGTCCACCTCTCCGATCCGTCGCCGGCCGGCGGCACCTACATCACGTTCGTGTACGGGACGCCGGGCGTCGCGTCCGTCTCGCCCGACCCGGCCTACATCCCCCAGGGCCAGCTGGCGGCGGACATCCAGATCCGCGGGCTGGCGGCGGGCACGACGACCATCACGCCCAACGCCACCGGCGTGAACGGCGCCGCGTCCACCTTCACCGTCTACGCGCCGGTGCTGACGCTGACCTCGCCGTCGGCTATCCTCGGGCTGGGCCAGTACGACCAGAACCACTATGTCTACGTCTCTTCCTACGTCAGCACGAACGTCGCGATCCCGGTCACGCTCAGCAGCAGCGATACCACCAAGGCGTTGGTGACGCCGGCGGTCACGATCCCGTCCGGCAGCTACTACGCGTACTTCACCATCACGGGGACCGGGCTCGGTCTGGCGGCCCTCAGGGCGTCGGCGACCGGCTGGACGACCTCGGACACCATCGCGGCCATCACCACCACGCCGCACGTGGGGATCTGCTGCACCAACACGATCTACACCACGTCGGGGACCCAGTACCTGTACGTGTACTCGGAGGACTCGACCAAGAACGCGCACTACCGGGTGAACTCGCTGGCCGTCAACCTGCGGTCCTCGGATACCACCGTGCTGAAGGTGCTCGACACCCTGGTGACGATCCAGCCAGCCACCTACTACACCTACGGCGCGCGCGTCACGCCGGCGGCCCTGGGCGGCACGGCCTGGGTCATCGCCACGGCCAGCGGCCACACGCCCGACTCCGTGCTCTACACCGTGAACGGGCCGCCGCTCAGCCTGAGCTGGGGCTCGAGGCTCCTCGGCGTAGGCCAGGAGGACCCCAGCAACGTCTATGTGCAGGTGCCGAACAACGTGACGGCGCCGCTGGTGGTGACGCTGTCCAACTCGGACGCGACGAAGATCGGCGTGCCGGCCACGGTGACGATTCCGACGGGCACGTACTACGTCTACTTCACGGTCCAGGGCTTGGCCGCCGGCGGCCCGGTGACCATCGGCGCCACGGCGCCGGGCTACGGCTCCACCAGCGCGACGTACACCGTGACGACGCCGACGATCATTTCGCCGAGCAACTACACGTTCAACAACTTCAACCCCGGCACGAATTTCTACATCTACGCGGCGGACACGACGCGCAATGCGCACTGGCGCATCGCCTCCGAGGCGGTCGGGATCAGCGTGGTGGACACCAGCAAGGCCAAGGTGGACTCCTCGGCGGTCACGATCGGCGCCGGGGCGTACTACACCAACGCGCCGCACGTCACGCCGGCGGGCGTCGGCTCGACCCGCATTCTGCTCACGGCCGCGGGCCAGCTCTCGCTCGACTCACCCACGGTCACCGTGAACACGCCGCCGATCGCGTTCAACTTCGGCTCGACGCTGCTCGGACGGCGCCAGCACCTGAGCCCGAGCTTCCAGGGCTACTACGTCCACACGCCCGACAGCCGGGCCGTGGCGGTGCCCGCGACGCTGACGCAGAAGCACGCGAACGTGGATTCGTTGAACACCCTGGCGGACACGATCCCGTCGGGCACCTACTACATCTACGGGGAGATCTTCGGCCTGGCGAACGGGACCGATACGCTGTCGGTGTCGGCGACCGGGTACGGCACGGACACGGCGTACGTCACCGTGTCCACGCCGAAGTTCACGACCGGGGGCCTGCCGAGCTCGACGACGACCACCAATCCGCCGATCGGCCTGTACGTCTACGCGACCGACAGCGTCGGCAACGGCCACTACACCATGGACACGGTGGTGGTGCACGCGGTCTCGAGCGACCCCACGGTCCTCCAGGTGACGAGCGCCTACTTCCGCATCCCGAAGAACACGTACTACGCGCAGGACTCGGTGATCGTGGTCGGGCCTGGCACCGCCAGCGTCACCTTCTCCGACTCGGCCAACAGCGGCTACCAGCCGGTCACGACGAACACGATCACCGTGACCGGGCCGTCGCTCACCTTCAGCACCGGGTCCCTGGTGCTCGGCAACCGCCAGACGACCGGACCCACGGGCGTCTACGTCCAGACGGCCAACAACGTGGCCGCGCCGCTGGTGGTGAATCTGCTGAGCACGGGCACCACGGTCGCCACGGTTCCGGCCTCGGTGACCATTCCGGCCGGGTCGTACTATGCCTACTTCGCCGTGACCGGCATGGACACGATCGGCACGGTCCAGGTCCAGGCCACAGCCACGGGCTACAGCTCCCCCACGCCCATCACCGTGCAGGTCACGCGGCCGAAGTTCCAGATCAGCACGACCGGCCTGCTCAACACGACCTCGCCGAGGACGGGCATTTACCTCTACGCCGAGGACGCGAACGGCACCTCGCACTACACGACGGAGAACGTGGTCGTGACGCTGGCGTCGTCGGCCACGGCCGTGGCGACCATCGACTCGACGACGGTCACGATCCCGGCGGGCTCCTACTACGCGAGCACGCCCACCTGGGGCCCCGGCGGGACCACCGGCACGGCCCAGCTGTCGGCGACCGACACGCGCGCGGCCCAGTACGCCTACAACCAGGCGACCTTCAACGTCACCGTGCAGACGCCGTCGCTCAACTTCGACTGGGCGACCCAGTCGCTCGGCATCGGGCAGTACAACAACCTGTACGTCTATACGCCGGACGACGCGACGTCGCCCATCGACGTCACGCTGGCGCACTCGGGCACGCCGCGCACCAGCATTCTGCTGAACGACACCGCGCGGTCGGTCGTCACGATTCCGACCGGCACGTACTACGTGTACTTCCACGTGGTGGGCGCGACGGTCGGCATGGACACCCTGGTGGCGACCACGACCTCGCCGGTCGAGAACCCGGCCACGGGGTACACGGCGGTCACCCTCGGCCAGGTGAGCCCGATCGGCGGCTGGCCTTCGACGCTGTCCCTGGCCAACGGGGACTCGGCCCTGATCACGATGTTCGCCTATGACTCGGCGCAGGTCTCGCACTACGTGCAGAACGCCACGACCTTCACGCTGGCGCCGAGCGGGAGCATCGAGTTCGTCTCGGGCGGGGCCAACAGCGCGGTCATCACCAGCGTGGTGATCCCGAAGGACGCGTACTACGTCCAGTTCTACGTGAAGGGCGTGTCCCAGGGCACGGGCCAGGCGACGATCACCGCGACGAATTACGTCGCGTACAACACGCCAACGATCACGGTGTCGCCATGACGACCTCGCTCCCGTTCGCCGCCATGCGCTGCGCGCGCTCGAAGGCCGCCGCGACCGGAGCGCTCGCCCTGGCGATCGCGCTCCTCGCCGGCGCACCGAACGCGTCCGCCCAGGCTCCCACGAACCCGCCGCCGCCACCGGCGCCGGTCGGCACGCGCGCGCCCGCGCTGCTGCCGCCTCCTCCATCGGCCCCGCCGCCCCGGGCGGCCGGGCCGGCCGCCGCAGCAGTCAGTCCCACGCCCGTCGCCGCGGCAGTGCGCCCCGCTCCGGCCCCGATTGGACTGCCCCTGGACTCGACGCGCCCCGCCGCCCGCGCCGCCGTCGCGGCGCCGCCCGCCAACGCCGTCGCCCAGTGCAACGACGGCTCGTTCGTCCTCCCGCCGGCCGCTGCCAGCGCCTGCGCGAGCCACCGCGGGCTGCTGGCCGTGATGCCGCAGCGCGCGGCGCCGCCGGCGGCGGCCGCCCGCGTGTCGGCAACGCCCGCCGCTCTGACGGCCGCCGCGGCGCTCAATGCGCCGCCGCCCGCCGGCGCCACGATGCGCTGCAAGGACGGCAGCTACCTCGGGGGCACGCCGAGCGAGGGCGCCTGCGCCGCGCGTGGAGGCCTGGCGATGGTCCTTCCGACGCCGCCCGCGCCGCCCCCCGCTCGACCGGGCACCGGCCGGCCGGCGCAGGTAAGGCCCGCCGTGACCCGCCCGGCGCAGAGCCCGCCGAACCGACCATAGCCGGCCGCGCGTCGCGCAGCAGAGGGCCGCTCGCAGGTCGAGCGGCCCTCTTGCGTCGCGAGCTAGATTCCTCCCATGTCCCGCGCCTTCGTCGGCGAGCACGATTCCTGGGGAGACCCTGGCTACCGGGTCTCCCTGCCGCCCCGGGACGACCCCGGGTTCGACGCCGCGGCGGCCGCGGCGATCCTGGAGGCCGCCCGGGCGGGGCAGACCGGCAGCGCGGAGATGGCGACCGGATACTACTGGGGCGAGCCTCGGCTGTTTCCCGCCGTGCGCGACATCCTCGAGCGGGCCCGGTCCGAGGGCGACGAGCGGCTCGTGGAGCTGTGCGAGCGGTATCTGCAGATCTGACCACGTGACGGCCTGACGCGCCGCACGGCCTCAGCCTCTCAGCAGCCCGGCCGCCCCCCACCACAGCTGCCAGCAACCGAAGCACGCCAGGGCCGCGGCCGACACGCCGACCAGGGCGCGCGCGACGCGCGCCCCAAGCTCTCTCGCCCCCGCGAATAGCACGATGATCCCCGCCGATGCCAGTGCCATCGTGCCGTAGAACGCGGCCAGCAGCGCGATGCCGTCAAGCGCGCTCGCCCGCCACGACCTGAGCAGCAGCGGTCCCATCACCAGGCACCAGCCCAGCCAGGGATTCGGGTTCAACAGGTTCACCCCGGCCGCCGTCAGCAGACTGCGGCTCCCGGAACCCGCCCGCTCGGGCGGTGCCAGCCGGTAGCTCCGCCACGCACCGAAGGCACGCCACGCGAGGAACAGGAGGAACGCTCCGCCGGCGCAGCGCAGGCCCTGCTCCAGGCCGCGCGGCACGCGGCTCAACGCCAGGAGCGCCAGGAGGATGATGGGTGCATCGCTCAGCAGTGGAGCCAGCGCGGCGGGCAGCGTGCGCCGCCAGCCGTGGCTCAGTGCCTGGGAGACGAGGTAGGTCTGATACGGGCCCGGCTGCACGGCCGCCGCGAAGGCGTACGTGCAGCCGAGGATCAGGTAGCCCGTGAAGTCAGGAGACGGACTCGAGGCTCCGGGCGTAGTACAGCTCCGACTCGACCTTCAGGCGGTCGAACAGCAGATCGGCGATGAAGCCGCGCAGCTCGTCGTCGCTGGTGCATTCGCGGTCGCACAGCCGGAAGAACGGCTTCATCCGCGCCGTGATGGCGGTGATGGCCGCGGGCTCCGCGCCCGTGAACGCCAGGATGTCGTGGATGCACCGCTCGATCCGCCGCCAGTCGCGGACGTTCTGGGCCGGAAACTGCGTGCAGACGGTCATGGTACCCCCGCATGAGCGGTCCGGACACCCGGCCGCTCGGCGCGGGCCGGACGGTTCCGGCCCCGCCACCTCCAAGACTCGCTCCCGCGGCGCCGGCGCGCCACCTCGTACTTGTTCGGACCGGCCGCGAACGCGAAACCGCCACCATCGCGACGCAATCAGTCGCTATTGTGGCCCCGACGGAAGACGAAGTCGAGCGCCCTGGCGAACGTCGCCAGCGGAGCGGGCTCATGGCCGGCTCCCGGGATCATGACGAACTGGTGATCGATCCCGAGACGATCCAGCAGGTCCGCCGCCGCGCGCGCGAGCTGGCGGCGGCGCGGATCGTCGGCGGTGCCCATGGTGAGATAGAAGCGGGCATCCCGCAGCGCCGCAGCGTCCGCGGACGAGGGCCGGTAGGTCGCGCGGCTTGCCATCACGATGGCGCCGCGCAGCAGGCCCGGGTTGCGCAGCGTGAGCGCCCACGCCAGGTCGCCGCCGAGTGAGAACCCGGCCACCACGAGCCGGGTGGTGTCCACGCGCCGCTGCGCGGTCAGCGCGCGCAGGTCGGCGCGGACCTCGCGCTCGTAGCGATCGATCGTGCGCGACCAGGCTGCCGGCGTTCGATAGTCGTCCGGGCTTCCACGGCCGTTCGCGAGCACGACGAGGAAGTCGCGCGCCGGCCCCCCGTCCGGTCCGGCGTCCGGGAAGAGGTAGGGCAGCAGGGCGGCGAGCTGGCGCTCGGGA is a window from the Gemmatimonadales bacterium genome containing:
- a CDS encoding CUAEP/CCAEP-tail radical SAM protein codes for the protein MPLDASAPPLSLRDPGAILLVSCYELGHQPMGLAFPMAFLERAGFRPDALDLALEPLDAGRIRRSRLVAISVPMHTALRIGVQAAAQVRALNPAATICFHGLYAILNRHVLLGACADVILGGEAEEPLVALAEALERGQAPPPAPGPYVARLRYPVPSRERLAPLHRYAAFEREGERRVAGVVEASRGCLHGCRHCPIPPVYGGRFFVVPPDVVLEDIRRQVAAGARHVTFADPDFLNGPGHALRIAETLHAEFPALSFDFTAKVEHLLAHRALLPRLAAAGAAFVVTAAESLSDAVLEKLDKGHTRADLERALEAARSAGITVRPSWLPFTPWTSLDDYVELVEWLIGRDLVDCVEPVQLAVRLLVPPGSALLAQPDIQPYLRGLDAEAFTYRWEHPDERMEGLCRAVTDLVHEANHAREPAETTFRKVREAAYAAAGRRPEALATHAERRPVAPRLTEPWFC
- a CDS encoding MOSC domain-containing protein codes for the protein MGLPREVEWRGRTVRTAIFKNPVRGAVRVRHLNLEGDGQADPTVHGGTYKAVYLYPSEHYAYWRTRIGEQAWGAFGENLTTAGISEHFIRIGDRLRIGTTELLVTQPRLPCYKLALRLGRPDMEKRFLASGLTGFYLRVAVEGEVAAGDAVTVAESAGDSVTVAEVVRLYRTERPDVEALRQLADLPALPEGLRGHFRRLIERAG
- a CDS encoding Ig-like domain-containing protein, translated to MERLPTRARRLLRGLLPVVLAAGAVLTCDSPTALNRRMVGLAFQPVVRYGMGTFGGMSVDQVRLIAVHGSDSVSQTFNFSPDSAQITASMSVPVTDTATYNVTIQLLSGGTVMFTGQQAVLVSAGLSSGPPTQVVELAFVGPGAQIAFLQIAPRDSGVTFGASLPFRITAFDSSEGAVTQFYVAWSTGTASNKINANGVFKAGTTRGTVWVYAHTPTGVWDSTQVTVAPVPSQIQIISGNGQSGSVGTPLELPLVVKVLAADNLPVAGASVQFTASGGGSVNPAVVMTDSLGIAQAIATLSTTAGTNSFTAKVGTAASVQFTATGIGQVGAPASITKVAGDGQSAAAGTPVVVPPSVKVTDANLVPVPGQAVTFAVASGGGSVTGGSTTTNAAGIATVGSWTLGSTPGANTLTATATGTSLNPVTFTATGTTASNVIALSVPGGLVGIGANQQAQAVVTIAPPAPAGGLTVTVTSDSTNHVTVKSPGTISIPAGGVVGTILLSGVAPGQTTLHATAPGYAAGTTTAVATPSFVTLTYDSVGMGRTAVLGIGLSTAAPAGGLLVALVSGDTTKFKFLKGSVTTGSLVDTIPAGSTSGSVTITGLGTGTVPVYAVAPNYAIGLEVVVVTGFNGSLALVSGGGQTGGVDTLLSQPVTVKVTDSLSNPVNGFLVGFAVASGGGSVSPLAALTNASGQTSTSWTLGPTVGSQSLSVTAPGASGSPLTVTATATGAAIASTTVSPKLDTITAINGTVTLVAQAKTAAGGNVPGSYTWTSLNAATASVNASGVVTAHANGSTKVVATEAGGTSDTAQIVVQQKLGSITVTPANRNLYLGTSFNYVAQAVDGLGTPLPSNPPFTWSTTAAAVATVDTSGHVAAVGLGSAQIKATSGTVTGVGNLTVLTAITRIAVAVDSGGATKNDTASLPSLAITRRYHAFAYDTLNVLMPAVTQFTWVSTNPSVASVPNQTSDTATATSAANGVTTIKATAQGFTSAPGAYLTVSQVLASIQLSPPASNPTATIGQGGTISLTARGLDANSRYISGGAFKYVSQFPAIATVDSATGVVTGGTTNGVDTVTASSGAITSNKLAVTVGGGSVPKVISFGRDTVSVGRGSTASIPVLLSTPLATGGQFTVNLAVSPAAYAHWQTTTVTVAAGATAVNATLVGDSAGTTTVTASDGSGGGYTAGSAVAKVTANMNLASGSYGINATDVVTTQVHLSDPSPAGGTYITFVYGTPGVASVSPDPAYIPQGQLAADIQIRGLAAGTTTITPNATGVNGAASTFTVYAPVLTLTSPSAILGLGQYDQNHYVYVSSYVSTNVAIPVTLSSSDTTKALVTPAVTIPSGSYYAYFTITGTGLGLAALRASATGWTTSDTIAAITTTPHVGICCTNTIYTTSGTQYLYVYSEDSTKNAHYRVNSLAVNLRSSDTTVLKVLDTLVTIQPATYYTYGARVTPAALGGTAWVIATASGHTPDSVLYTVNGPPLSLSWGSRLLGVGQEDPSNVYVQVPNNVTAPLVVTLSNSDATKIGVPATVTIPTGTYYVYFTVQGLAAGGPVTIGATAPGYGSTSATYTVTTPTIISPSNYTFNNFNPGTNFYIYAADTTRNAHWRIASEAVGISVVDTSKAKVDSSAVTIGAGAYYTNAPHVTPAGVGSTRILLTAAGQLSLDSPTVTVNTPPIAFNFGSTLLGRRQHLSPSFQGYYVHTPDSRAVAVPATLTQKHANVDSLNTLADTIPSGTYYIYGEIFGLANGTDTLSVSATGYGTDTAYVTVSTPKFTTGGLPSSTTTTNPPIGLYVYATDSVGNGHYTMDTVVVHAVSSDPTVLQVTSAYFRIPKNTYYAQDSVIVVGPGTASVTFSDSANSGYQPVTTNTITVTGPSLTFSTGSLVLGNRQTTGPTGVYVQTANNVAAPLVVNLLSTGTTVATVPASVTIPAGSYYAYFAVTGMDTIGTVQVQATATGYSSPTPITVQVTRPKFQISTTGLLNTTSPRTGIYLYAEDANGTSHYTTENVVVTLASSATAVATIDSTTVTIPAGSYYASTPTWGPGGTTGTAQLSATDTRAAQYAYNQATFNVTVQTPSLNFDWATQSLGIGQYNNLYVYTPDDATSPIDVTLAHSGTPRTSILLNDTARSVVTIPTGTYYVYFHVVGATVGMDTLVATTTSPVENPATGYTAVTLGQVSPIGGWPSTLSLANGDSALITMFAYDSAQVSHYVQNATTFTLAPSGSIEFVSGGANSAVITSVVIPKDAYYVQFYVKGVSQGTGQATITATNYVAYNTPTITVSP
- a CDS encoding LysE family transporter, whose protein sequence is MQPGPYQTYLVSQALSHGWRRTLPAALAPLLSDAPIILLALLALSRVPRGLEQGLRCAGGAFLLFLAWRAFGAWRSYRLAPPERAGSGSRSLLTAAGVNLLNPNPWLGWCLVMGPLLLRSWRASALDGIALLAAFYGTMALASAGIIVLFAGARELGARVARALVGVSAAALACFGCWQLWWGAAGLLRG